From one Streptococcus oralis genomic stretch:
- a CDS encoding DUF3173 domain-containing protein, whose translation MIKTVTKDDLIELGFAPGTARKIIHTGKLLLVNRGFNIYDNKRIGTIPASVAEELLGIELQKEA comes from the coding sequence ATGATTAAAACTGTAACAAAAGATGACCTTATCGAACTTGGATTTGCTCCAGGAACTGCAAGAAAGATTATCCATACTGGCAAATTACTATTAGTGAATCGTGGTTTTAATATCTACGATAACAAACGGATTGGTACTATTCCAGCCAGTGTCGCTGAAGAACTACTAGGAATTGAACTCCAGAAAGAAGCATAA